The following proteins are encoded in a genomic region of Limanda limanda chromosome 22, fLimLim1.1, whole genome shotgun sequence:
- the LOC132995989 gene encoding retinal guanylyl cyclase 2-like encodes MWLPLWLLCGCLWLLSSTEVWAATFKLALIGPWSCDPMFSRAMPTAAANLALSRLRSDRSLSRGYWYDVKLLDEDCSTSKALTELGEMEGYGHAYIGPFNPALCHTASLLAQHWEVGLASPGCLDANWQNLPPITPPSRVLFTVLKFFQWAHVGIISAPSNLWESTGQEVASALRAMGLPIGPVVTMETRNKVGAREALKVIKETDKVKVVIMCMSSLLIGGEDQRELLLAALDMGMVSDGYVFIPYDTLLYAMPYQDTVFPQLTNSTQLRHAYSSVLTVTMASDQSFYEAFRQAQISREIRSAVAATEVSPMFGTIFNMVYFVAKAVEERRQAGGGHWVMGDHLIQSDGGFDFQGFNQVLYGGKKGRGLQARYVVLDSDGDRLVPTHSLAPTHTDVMVGGLRPLSRSFIFPGGKPPKASFCWFSPEETCSGGLDTVTMIFIFLLLCALIGAFFFWIRKYRRSTNVTKLILTLEDIVFIDTQVSRKKLNDESIMRSLLEIKTPFRSIARSYILTSAESSNIGILEGDWVWMKKIPAGKTMTAVNQNTQSLFNHLREMRHENLNLYLGLFLDSGIFALVVEHCPRGSLADLLAEATMRLDWMFKSSLLMDLIKGMKYLHLRGLSHGRLKSTNCLVDGRFVLKITDYGLPMILHSQSLSLSEDPQELLWSAPELLRNSVRGGSFAGDVFSFSIIIQEVISRTLPYAMMDMPAHEIVERIKTPPPLFRPVVSVDEAPSECLSLMNECWNEDPSKRPSFDEIFKQFRGINRGKRANIIDSMLRMLEQYSSNLEDLIRERTDELEVERSKTEKLIGQLLPKSVAQALKKGKPVRPEHYSDSTLYFSDIVGFTTISALSEPIEVVDLLNDLYTIFDAIIATHDVYKVETIGDAYMVASGVPNRNGTRHAAEVANMSLDILHSIAAFKIKHMPEIKVKIRIGLHSGPLVAGVVGLMMPRYCLFGDTVTLASHMEATGLPYRIHISVSTMKILTSLKLGYHFETRKAQVKGSEDTYWLIGQDGFTKPLPVPPDLIGGASNHGISLDEIPVERRQKFLDRQKIKK; translated from the exons ATGTGGCTTCCTCTATGGTTGCTATGTGGGTGTCTTTGGTTGCTAAGCAGTACGGAAGTTTGGGCGGCTACTTTCAAACTGGCTCTGATTGGCCCATGGTCATGTGACCCCATGTTCTCTCGGGCAATGCCCACGGCAGCAGCTAACCTGGCGCTGTCACGGCTACGCAGCGACAGAAGCCTGAGCAGAGGCTACTGGTACGATGTGAAACTGCTGGATGAAGACTGCTCCACCTCCAAAG CTCTGACAGAACTTGGAGAGATGGAGGGTTATGGCCACGCCTACATTGGACCATTTAACCCCGCCCTCTGTCACACGGCATCCTTATTGGCTCAGCACTGGGAGGTGGGGCTTGCATCTCCCGGCTGTCTAGATGCTAATTGGCAGAACCTGCCGCCCATCACTCCTCCCAGCAGGGTTCTGTTCACCGTGCTCAAGTTCTTCCAATGGGCGCATGTCGGGATTATCTCAG ccCCATCCAACCTATGGGAGAGCACTGGGCAGGAAGTGGCCTCTGCGCTCCGTGCCATGGGCCTCCCGATTGGCCCAGTGGTTACCATGGAAACGAGGAACAAAGTCGGAGCTCGGGAGGCATTGAAAGTGATCAAAGAGACCgacaaggtcaaag TTGTGATCATGTGCATGAGCTCTCTTCTGATTGGAGGAGAGGATCAGAGAGAGCTCCTATTGGCTGCTCTGGACATGGGGATGGTTTCTGATGGTTATGTGTTTATACCGTATGACACTCTGCTGTACGCCATGCCGTACCAG GACACAGTGTTCCCTCAGCTGACCAACAGCACGCAGCTTCGTCACGCCTACAGCTCCGTTCTGACTGTTACTATGGCGTCCGACCAGAGTTTCTACGAAGCTTTTCGTCAGGCTCAAATCAGCCGAGAGATCCGGTCAGCTGTCGCTGCaacagag gtttctcCAATGTTCGGAACTATCTTCAACATGGTGTATTTCGTTGCTAAGGCGGTGGAGGAGCGTCGTCAGGCAGGAGGTGGGCACTGGGTGATGGGTGACCACCTCATCCAATCAGATGGAGGCTTTGATTTCCAAGGCTTTAATCAG GTTTTATATGGAGGTAAAAAGGGGCGTGGCCTGCAGGCCAGGTACGTGGTGTTGGACAGCGATGGCGATCGACTTGTGCCGACACATTCGCTCGCTCCGACTCACACAGACGTGATGGTCGGAGGTCTGAGACCCCTGAGCCGCTCGTTCATCTTCCCCGGAGGAAAACCCCCCAAAGCCAGTTTTTGTTGGTTCAGTCCAGAGGAGACGTGCAGCGGCG GTCTCGACACGGTGACGATGATCTTCATCTTCCTGTTGCTCTGTGCTCTGATTGGAGCATTTTTCTTCTGGATCAG GAAGTACAGGAGATCAACAAATGTCACCAAACTGATCCTGACTCTGGAAGACATCGTCTTCATCGACACTCAAGTCAGCAGGAAG AAACTGAACGACGAGTCGATCATGAGGAGTCTTCTGGAAATTAAAACTCCGTTTCGCTCGATCGCTCGAAGTTACATCCTGACGTCAGCTGAGAGTTCCAACATCGGAATACTGGAG GGCGACTGGGTTTGGATGAAAAAGATTCCTGCTGGAAAGACGATGACGGCTGTCAATCAAAACACCCAGAGTCTGTTTAATCAT TTACGGGAGATGAGACATGAGAACCTGAACTTATATCTTGGACTCTTTCTGGACTCTGGGATCTTCGCTCTCGTTGTTGAACATTGTCCTCGAGGAAGTTTGGCTGATCTGCTCGCCGAGGCCACCATGAGGCTGGACTGGATGTTCAAGTCCTCGCTGCTTATGGACCTGATCAAG ggtATGAAGTATCTTCATCTACGAGGTTTGAGTCACGGTCGACTGAAGTCGACAAACTGTTTAGTTGATGGACGTTTTGTTCTGAAAATCACTGATTACGGACTTCCCATGATCCTTCACTCTCAGAGCCTCAGTCTCTCTGAGGATCCACAAG agcTGCTGTGGTCCGCCCCGGAGCTTCTGAGGAACTCGGTCCGTGGAGGTTCATTTGCCGGAgatgttttcagtttctctaTCATCATACAGGAAGTGATCTCACGCACGTTGCCGTATGCCATGATGGACATGCCCGCCCACG AGATCGTGGAGCGTATAAAGACGCCCCCCCCACTCTTCAGGCCGGTGGTCTCAGTGGACGAAGCTCCGAGCGAATGTCTGAGTCTGATGAACGAATGTTGGAATGAAGATCCGAGTAAGAGGCCGAGCTTCGACGAAATTTTCAAACAG TTTCGAGGCATAAATCGAGGGAAGCGTGCGAATATCATCGACTCCATGTTGCGGATGTTGGAGCAGTACAGTTCAAACCTGGAGGATCTGATCAGAGAACGAACAGACGAGCTGGAGGTCGAGAGGAGCAAGACGGAGAAACTGATCGGACAACTTCTGCCCAA ATCAGTGGCTCAAGCTCTGAAAAAAGGGAAACCCGTTCGACCGGAACATTATTCAGATTCAACTCTTTACTTCAGTGACATCGTTGGATTTACAACCATCTCAGCTCTCAGCGAGCCAATCGAG gtGGTTGACCTCCTGAATGACCTCTACACCATATTTGATGCCATCATTGCGACTCATGATGTTTACAAG GTGGAAACGATCGGAGACGCCTACATGGTGGCGTCAGGCGTCCCAAACAGGAATGGAACCCGACATGCGGCTGAAGTGGCCAACATGTCTCTGGACATCCTGCACTCGATCGCAGCCTTTAAGATCAAACACATGCCTGAGATCAAAGTGAAGATACGCATTGGCCTACACTCAG GTCCACTCGTAGCTGGTGTGGTTGGACTCATGATGCCCAGGTATTGTCTGTTTGGAGACACAGTGACCTTAGCATCACACATGGAAGCCACTGGACTGC CCTATAGGATCCACATCAGTGTGAGCACGATGAAGATTCTGACCAGCCTCAAACTGGGATATCACTTCGAAACCAGGAAAGCTCAG gTGAAGGGCTCAGAGGACACCTATTGGCTAATTGGGCAAGATGGTTTCACTAaacctcttcctgttcctccagATTTGATCGGAGG GGCCAGTAACCATGGTATCAGTCTTGATGAGATTCCAGTTGAGAGACGTCAAAAATTTCTGGACCGACAgaagataaagaaataa
- the eif4e2rs1 gene encoding eukaryotic translation initiation factor 4E family member 2 related sequence 1 translates to MNQLERDEDDQGHSECLHDDGTNNNHNRHKTVSPAAGEHPLQYNYTFWFSRRTPSRPASSQSYEQNIRQIGTVASVEQFWKFYSHLVRPGDLSGHSDFHLFKDGIKPMWEDDCNRSGGKWIIRLRKGLASRFWENIILAMVGEQFMVGEEICGAVVSIRFQEDILSIWNKTSNDQTTTSRIRDTLRRVLNLPANTIMEYKTHNDSLRDNSSFRNTKISL, encoded by the exons ATGAACCAGCTGGAGCG AGACGAGGACGACCAGGGGCATTCTGAGTGTCTCCATGACGACGgcaccaacaacaaccacaaccgaCACAAG ACGGTGAGTCCAGCTGCAGGTGAACATCCTCTTCAGTACAACTACACCTTCTGGTTCAGTAGAAGAACTCCCAGTCGTCCAGCGAGTTCACAGAGCTACGAACAAAACATCAGACAGATCGGAACTGTGGCatcg GTGGAGCAGTTCTGGAAGTTTTACAGTCACCTCGTGCGACCAGGTGATCTGAGTGGACACAGCGACTTCCACTTGTTCAAGGATGGAATCAAACCCATGTGGGAG GATGATTGTAACCGCAGCGGAGGAAAGTGGATCATTCGTCTGCGAAAAGGTCTCGCCAGTCGCTTCTGGGAAAACATCATCCTTGCTATGGTGGGCGAGCAGTTCATGGTGGGAGAGGAGATCTGTGGAGCAGTGGTCTCTATACGCTTCCAG GAGGACATCTTGTCGATCTGGAACAAAACGTCTAACGACCAGACGACGACGTCCAGGATCCGAGACACGTTGAGACGAGTCCTGAACCTTCCAGCGAACACCATCATGGAGTATAAGACTCATAACGACAGCCTCAG ggacaactccagcttcagaaacacaaagatttccctctga